The following proteins come from a genomic window of Achromobacter deleyi:
- a CDS encoding LysR family transcriptional regulator, whose protein sequence is MDNRQLNAFIAVFEERNITAAAQRLHLSQPALSGTIKSLESLLGTQLFERQARGVSVTDEARILYPQARRLVAQTESMARQFRQDAHLAELRIGVEGEIAGAHVRAFVARARQAVPNLLLHLLEGCVGDARLATEDERCEDELFVPLWDDPYAIALPAEAGDGAASRWIVCPDHPSHQRLLPYYGAAAGAPAAQAGSLRLALELAAAGVGACIAPRSLIAQQPGVAAQDLDGLALSRRVGLCYAAQALDKPALALLAEQLSQAPRE, encoded by the coding sequence ATGGATAACCGCCAGCTCAACGCCTTCATCGCGGTCTTCGAGGAACGCAACATCACCGCCGCCGCGCAGCGGCTGCACCTGAGCCAGCCGGCCCTGTCGGGCACCATCAAGAGCCTGGAGAGCCTGCTGGGCACGCAGTTGTTCGAACGCCAGGCGCGCGGCGTGTCGGTCACGGACGAGGCCCGCATCCTGTATCCGCAGGCGCGCCGCCTGGTGGCGCAGACCGAGTCGATGGCGCGCCAGTTCCGCCAGGATGCCCACCTGGCCGAGCTGCGCATCGGCGTCGAGGGCGAGATCGCGGGGGCGCACGTGCGCGCCTTCGTGGCGCGGGCGCGGCAGGCGGTGCCCAATCTGCTGCTGCACCTGCTGGAAGGCTGCGTCGGCGACGCCCGCCTGGCGACCGAGGACGAGCGCTGCGAGGACGAACTGTTCGTGCCGCTGTGGGACGACCCCTATGCCATTGCGCTGCCGGCCGAAGCCGGCGACGGCGCGGCCTCGCGATGGATCGTCTGTCCCGACCACCCCAGCCATCAGCGCCTGCTGCCGTATTACGGCGCGGCCGCCGGCGCGCCCGCCGCGCAGGCCGGCTCGTTGCGCCTGGCGCTGGAGCTGGCCGCGGCCGGCGTCGGCGCCTGCATCGCGCCGCGCTCGCTGATCGCGCAGCAGCCGGGCGTCGCGGCCCAGGATCTCGACGGACTGGCGCTATCGCGCCGCGTCGGCCTGTGCTATGCGGCGCAGGCGCTGGACAAGCCGGCGCTGGCCTTGCTGGCCGAACAGTTGAGCCAGGCGCCGCGGGAGTGA
- a CDS encoding FecR family protein: MTESFYRDADDPSQPATAAWWFARWHSGDMTRRERRAFARWRREQPDAAREFDRMQQLGKVAEHLPQDRVRALLGGAVPARPSRRRVAMPLRVGIACAALALVALAGWWSLPGEAPTFTTVVGADRGERKQVTLPDGSVLDINGNTLAEVKFYAGRREIELQGGEILFSVSPEAERPFIVRAGSGDVRVTGTVFDVRRDEDVVTVLVRSGTVEVTGGHWWNLGLAVLRGGHGIRVPGSGAIGVPAPTDVDTALAWQTGRVVFKNAPLAEVVSEMNRYLATPLRLADSKSGRLRVSASFSLDRPESLLEALPAVTPVKLTPAADGAIDISAR, from the coding sequence ATGACCGAGTCTTTTTACCGTGACGCCGACGATCCGAGCCAGCCCGCCACCGCCGCCTGGTGGTTCGCCCGCTGGCATTCGGGCGACATGACGCGCCGCGAGCGCCGCGCCTTCGCGCGCTGGCGCCGCGAGCAGCCGGATGCGGCACGCGAATTCGACCGGATGCAGCAATTGGGCAAGGTGGCCGAACATCTGCCGCAGGACCGGGTGCGGGCGCTGCTGGGCGGAGCCGTCCCGGCGCGTCCGTCGCGTCGCCGCGTCGCGATGCCGTTGCGCGTGGGCATCGCTTGCGCGGCGCTGGCGCTGGTGGCGTTGGCCGGCTGGTGGAGCCTGCCGGGCGAGGCGCCCACCTTCACCACCGTGGTCGGCGCCGACCGCGGCGAACGCAAGCAGGTCACGTTGCCCGACGGCTCCGTGCTCGACATCAACGGCAATACGCTGGCCGAGGTCAAGTTCTACGCGGGCCGCCGCGAGATCGAACTGCAGGGCGGCGAAATCCTCTTCAGCGTCAGCCCGGAGGCCGAACGTCCCTTCATCGTGCGCGCCGGCAGCGGCGACGTGCGCGTGACCGGCACCGTGTTCGACGTCCGGCGCGACGAGGACGTGGTGACCGTGCTGGTGCGGTCCGGCACGGTGGAGGTCACCGGCGGCCATTGGTGGAATCTCGGCCTGGCGGTGCTGCGCGGCGGACACGGCATCCGCGTGCCCGGCAGCGGCGCCATCGGCGTGCCGGCGCCCACCGATGTCGATACGGCATTGGCCTGGCAGACGGGCCGGGTGGTGTTCAAGAATGCGCCGCTGGCCGAGGTGGTCAGCGAAATGAACCGCTACCTGGCCACGCCATTGCGCCTGGCCGACAGCAAGAGCGGGCGCTTGCGCGTATCGGCCTCGTTCAGCCTGGACCGTCCCGAGTCCCTGCTGGAGGCGCTGCCGGCGGTGACGCCGGTGAAGCTGACGCCGGCGGCGGATGGCGCCATCGACATCTCGGCACGCTAG
- a CDS encoding SDR family oxidoreductase, with protein sequence MTTPQRPLVVVTGASSGIGLATARLFSSQGHPLLLLARRLAPMQALNLPNTLARQVDVTDRAALAAALREAEAQYGPADAIVNNAGVMLLGDITRQDPAQWDRMLDVNVKGLLNGVHAVAAGMAERGRGTIINISSVAGRKTFPNHVAYVGTKFAVHGLSENLREELSPHNVRVVTIAPGAVETELLSHTTDEGIKSGYQDWKADMGGKVLAAEDVANAVYYAYSQPPGVCIREIVLAATRQQA encoded by the coding sequence ATGACTACCCCCCAACGCCCCCTCGTCGTCGTCACCGGCGCCAGCTCCGGCATCGGCCTGGCCACCGCCCGCCTGTTCTCGTCGCAGGGCCACCCGCTGCTGTTGCTGGCGCGCCGCCTGGCGCCGATGCAGGCCCTGAACCTGCCGAACACGCTGGCGCGCCAGGTCGACGTGACGGACCGCGCCGCGCTGGCCGCCGCCCTGCGCGAGGCCGAGGCCCAGTACGGCCCCGCCGACGCCATCGTCAACAATGCCGGCGTCATGCTGCTGGGCGACATCACCCGCCAGGATCCCGCACAGTGGGATCGCATGCTGGACGTGAACGTCAAGGGCCTGCTCAACGGCGTGCACGCCGTCGCCGCCGGCATGGCCGAGCGCGGCCGCGGCACCATCATCAACATCAGCTCGGTGGCGGGCCGCAAGACCTTCCCCAACCACGTCGCCTACGTCGGCACCAAGTTCGCCGTGCACGGCCTGTCGGAAAACCTGCGCGAGGAACTGTCGCCGCACAATGTGCGCGTGGTCACCATCGCCCCCGGCGCGGTCGAGACCGAACTGCTCAGCCACACCACCGACGAAGGCATCAAGAGCGGCTACCAGGACTGGAAGGCCGACATGGGCGGCAAGGTGCTGGCCGCCGAGGACGTGGCCAACGCGGTGTACTACGCCTACTCGCAACCGCCCGGCGTGTGCATCCGCGAGATCGTGCTGGCGGCGACGCGCCAGCAGGCCTGA
- a CDS encoding PTS sugar transporter subunit IIC/EAL domain-containing protein has translation MPTTSFMRYPKDRLAALASASALRAIREGLLWTMPCLLVSALFLVLSVVAGQLGLSSTVVQELAAVHTRLNSVMPMLVSTSVGYMLSIRHRVPNLPAAFLCLSYVVIAEGLLAPYPHAAATLILSISILLPLGSLPLLAWLHRRRWTRLAPDGLIGENVRGTLNMVIPGLLTAGAVALAVSALMRIPGVAQFDIPLDLASLDSPFTTGPMTAALNSIFWFFGIHGSHAMAPVIDVLDQATALNAASIAAGHEGMYALNGSLLGAFVFIGGAGATLSLVAAILMFSRSESLRLLALASIPVSLLNVNEILLFGLPLILNPRLLIPFVLAPVCNTLVALAVVQLGWIPPASVTLPLTSPVLLNAYLSAGGHLGGVVLQVALIALGACIYAPFVVALERQRKADATVYFKSLDTTFPRLQEESLLFAHDPVVSTYTNRARRSAEISRIRTISEYDFYLEYQPQVSLRNGRCTGCEALLRATGPEGTQQAPLEFLRWLAQADLMREVDLWVAKQAVLQCHAWRKAGFTLPLTVNVTSGTLTSESYLDKLVKVLEQAQGQVSVELTEDALVEDAEALHTAFDRLHGIGCKVYIDDFGTGYSALSYLHQFEIDAVKIDRSFVLAQSSARGAQVMSGLLRFCEALDLQIIVEGVETQEQIAALESSAEIIVQGWFYSKALSGEHLVDFARRRMPAAARSDNAAAI, from the coding sequence ATGCCGACAACGAGCTTCATGCGCTATCCGAAAGACCGGTTGGCGGCCCTGGCCAGCGCAAGCGCGCTGCGCGCCATCCGCGAAGGACTGCTCTGGACGATGCCGTGCCTGCTCGTGTCGGCGCTGTTCCTGGTGCTGTCGGTGGTGGCGGGGCAGCTCGGCCTGTCCTCGACGGTGGTGCAGGAACTGGCCGCGGTGCACACCCGGCTCAACAGCGTCATGCCGATGCTGGTCAGCACCTCGGTCGGCTACATGCTGTCGATCCGCCACCGCGTGCCCAATCTGCCGGCGGCGTTCCTGTGCCTGTCGTACGTGGTGATCGCCGAGGGCCTGCTGGCGCCCTACCCGCACGCGGCCGCCACCCTGATCCTGAGCATCTCCATCCTGCTGCCGCTGGGCAGCCTGCCGCTGCTGGCCTGGCTGCACCGGCGCCGCTGGACGCGGCTGGCGCCCGACGGCCTGATCGGCGAAAACGTGCGCGGCACCCTGAACATGGTGATACCGGGACTGCTGACCGCCGGCGCGGTGGCGCTGGCGGTCAGCGCGCTGATGCGGATTCCCGGCGTGGCGCAGTTCGACATCCCGCTCGACCTGGCCTCGCTCGACAGCCCCTTCACCACCGGCCCGATGACGGCCGCCCTGAACTCGATCTTCTGGTTCTTCGGCATCCACGGCTCTCACGCGATGGCGCCCGTCATCGACGTGCTGGACCAGGCCACCGCCCTGAACGCGGCCAGCATCGCCGCCGGCCACGAGGGCATGTACGCGCTGAACGGCAGCCTGCTCGGCGCCTTCGTGTTCATCGGCGGCGCCGGGGCGACGCTGTCGCTGGTGGCCGCCATCCTGATGTTCTCGCGCAGCGAGTCGCTGCGGCTGCTGGCGCTGGCCAGCATTCCGGTATCGCTGCTGAACGTCAACGAGATCCTGCTGTTCGGCCTGCCGCTGATCCTGAATCCGCGGCTGCTGATCCCGTTCGTGCTGGCGCCGGTCTGCAACACGCTGGTGGCGCTGGCGGTGGTGCAGCTGGGCTGGATCCCGCCCGCCTCGGTCACGTTGCCGCTGACCTCGCCGGTGCTGCTCAACGCCTATCTCAGCGCGGGCGGCCACCTGGGCGGCGTCGTGCTGCAGGTGGCGCTGATCGCGCTGGGGGCCTGCATCTACGCGCCCTTCGTGGTCGCGCTGGAACGCCAGCGCAAGGCCGACGCCACCGTCTACTTCAAGTCGCTCGACACCACCTTCCCGCGCCTGCAGGAGGAATCGCTGCTGTTCGCGCACGACCCGGTCGTCTCGACCTACACCAACCGCGCCCGACGCAGCGCCGAGATCTCGCGCATCCGCACCATCAGCGAATACGACTTCTATCTCGAATACCAACCGCAGGTGTCGCTGCGCAACGGCCGCTGCACCGGCTGCGAGGCGCTGCTGCGCGCCACCGGCCCGGAAGGCACGCAGCAGGCGCCGCTGGAATTCCTGCGCTGGCTGGCGCAGGCCGACCTGATGCGCGAAGTGGACCTGTGGGTGGCCAAGCAGGCGGTGCTGCAATGCCATGCCTGGCGCAAGGCGGGCTTCACCCTGCCCCTGACCGTCAACGTCACCAGCGGCACGCTGACCTCGGAGTCGTATCTGGACAAGCTCGTCAAGGTGCTGGAGCAGGCCCAGGGCCAGGTGTCGGTCGAGCTGACCGAGGACGCGCTGGTCGAGGACGCAGAGGCGCTGCACACGGCGTTCGACCGCCTGCACGGCATCGGCTGCAAGGTGTATATCGACGATTTCGGCACCGGCTACTCGGCGCTGAGCTATCTGCACCAGTTCGAGATCGACGCGGTCAAGATCGACCGCAGCTTCGTGCTGGCCCAGAGCAGCGCGCGCGGCGCCCAGGTCATGAGCGGCCTGCTGCGCTTCTGCGAGGCGCTGGACCTGCAGATCATCGTCGAAGGGGTGGAAACCCAGGAGCAGATCGCGGCGCTCGAATCCAGCGCCGAGATCATCGTGCAGGGCTGGTTCTATAGCAAGGCGCTGTCGGGCGAGCACCTGGTGGACTTCGCGCGGCGGCGCATGCCG
- a CDS encoding RNA polymerase sigma factor, protein MSRPASTRPGWLACYDELIGAWSRRSGNRHDAEDAAHDAIEHLLKADGSVAAKARGYLFQAAGHRLIDRWRRQRREQHVPLDELDEHDQPLQTDPESPVRAARLADDLARVLGELPPKCRQAFVLNRIEGWTQAEVATYMGLSKNMIERYVMRAIEHVRERLREHNP, encoded by the coding sequence ATGTCCCGCCCCGCCTCGACCCGCCCCGGATGGCTCGCCTGCTATGACGAGCTGATCGGCGCCTGGAGCCGCCGTTCGGGCAACCGGCACGATGCCGAAGACGCCGCCCACGACGCGATCGAACACCTGCTGAAGGCGGACGGCAGCGTGGCGGCCAAGGCCCGCGGCTATCTGTTCCAGGCCGCCGGGCATCGGTTGATCGACCGCTGGCGCCGCCAGCGGCGCGAGCAGCACGTCCCGCTGGACGAACTGGACGAGCATGACCAGCCTTTGCAGACCGACCCGGAATCGCCGGTGCGCGCGGCGCGGCTGGCCGACGATCTGGCGCGGGTGCTGGGTGAACTGCCGCCCAAATGCCGCCAGGCATTCGTGTTGAACCGGATCGAGGGCTGGACCCAGGCCGAGGTGGCCACCTACATGGGCCTGTCCAAGAATATGATTGAACGCTATGTCATGCGAGCGATCGAACACGTGCGCGAGCGCCTGCGCGAGCACAATCCATGA
- a CDS encoding sigma-70 family RNA polymerase sigma factor encodes MPPSSCAPHAEAQSVYLAHHHWLRAVLQRKLGNASDAADVAHDTFERLIRAYPAEPLSEPRAYLRTIANRLLIGRARRAALETAYAESLALQPVPVEPSVEARALVLEALEQVCELLDTLPMTSRRIFLMAQLDGMSNGEIAERLGLTPNAVQKSLARALVRCYAAVYG; translated from the coding sequence ATGCCTCCCTCTTCCTGCGCGCCCCATGCCGAGGCGCAGTCCGTTTACCTGGCCCACCACCATTGGCTGCGCGCCGTGCTGCAGCGCAAGCTGGGCAACGCGTCGGACGCCGCCGACGTGGCGCACGACACCTTCGAACGGCTGATCCGCGCCTATCCCGCCGAACCCTTGAGCGAACCGCGCGCCTACCTGCGCACCATCGCCAACCGTCTCCTGATCGGCCGCGCGCGCCGCGCCGCGCTCGAGACCGCCTACGCCGAATCACTGGCCTTGCAGCCGGTGCCGGTGGAGCCTTCGGTCGAGGCCCGCGCCCTGGTCCTGGAGGCGCTGGAGCAGGTCTGCGAGCTGCTCGATACCCTGCCGATGACCAGCCGCCGCATCTTCCTGATGGCGCAGCTCGACGGCATGTCCAACGGCGAGATCGCCGAGCGCCTGGGCCTCACGCCCAACGCCGTGCAGAAATCGCTGGCCCGCGCCCTGGTGCGCTGCTACGCCGCGGTGTACGGTTGA
- a CDS encoding FecR domain-containing protein codes for MSGRAEGSRLLRPHAPEAGKIDPKVIRQAADWWARLRDGATPADRAHFERWRQALPAHDLAWQRLVALTQGVSQGVQQAGAGVASRALQQAPLIRSRRNAIRWMVAAAGVGLGTWVASDREALRGLAADLRTGTGERRSVTLADGTRVELNAGSALDLRYTDTRRELVLLEGEILVTTARDPLGRPFSLRTRAGVVTPVGTRFLVRDLGQGRARVAVLEGAVDVDCGPAGGAPRRVTAGSQAEFSRAGAFDAAALRPEVSAWLDGMLLADAMPLADFLAELGRYRAGVLRCSPDAASLRVVGAFPVADTDQVLAMLQEVLPVRVRRYTRYWINVGLA; via the coding sequence TTGAGCGGCCGCGCCGAGGGCAGCCGCCTGCTGCGGCCGCACGCGCCGGAGGCCGGCAAGATCGATCCCAAGGTGATCCGCCAGGCGGCCGATTGGTGGGCGCGCCTGCGCGACGGCGCGACGCCGGCGGACCGCGCCCACTTCGAGCGCTGGCGCCAGGCGCTGCCCGCCCATGACCTGGCCTGGCAACGCCTGGTCGCGCTCACGCAAGGGGTGTCACAGGGCGTGCAGCAGGCGGGGGCGGGCGTGGCCTCGCGCGCGCTGCAGCAGGCGCCGTTGATCCGTTCGCGGCGCAACGCGATCCGCTGGATGGTGGCCGCGGCCGGCGTCGGGCTGGGCACCTGGGTGGCGAGCGATCGCGAGGCCCTGCGCGGCCTGGCGGCCGACCTGCGCACCGGCACGGGCGAGCGCCGCAGCGTCACGCTGGCGGACGGCACCCGCGTCGAGCTCAATGCCGGCAGCGCGCTCGACCTGCGCTATACCGATACCCGGCGCGAACTGGTGCTGCTGGAAGGCGAGATCCTGGTGACCACCGCCCGCGATCCCCTGGGCCGGCCGTTCTCGCTGCGCACCCGCGCGGGCGTGGTGACGCCGGTGGGCACGCGTTTCCTGGTGCGTGACCTGGGCCAAGGCCGCGCGCGGGTGGCGGTACTGGAAGGGGCGGTGGACGTGGACTGTGGGCCGGCGGGCGGCGCGCCGCGCCGGGTGACGGCCGGCAGCCAGGCCGAATTCTCGCGCGCCGGCGCCTTCGACGCGGCCGCGCTGCGCCCCGAGGTGTCGGCCTGGCTCGACGGCATGCTGCTGGCCGACGCCATGCCGCTGGCCGATTTCCTGGCCGAGCTCGGACGCTATCGCGCCGGCGTGTTGCGCTGCTCCCCGGACGCGGCGTCGCTGCGCGTGGTGGGCGCGTTTCCCGTGGCGGACACGGACCAGGTCCTGGCGATGCTGCAAGAGGTGTTGCCGGTGCGGGTGCGGCGCTATACGCGCTACTGGATCAACGTCGGGCTGGCCTGA
- the fhuE gene encoding ferric-rhodotorulic acid/ferric-coprogen receptor FhuE, protein MLIVNASSGRRLRATPRFALSSLMLSLAMAAGACDAAQAQSQAPAVAVDIAPMPLGEALLQWAAQTRQRVFYAPELVAGLRTPGLRMSGSPEQSLARLLQGTGVAYRWQGDSIVLTRDGEVASLSPVKVLGSGDPAVTEGSGSYTTPATSAATGLALSLRETPQSVTVVTRQRIEDQNLRSLDEVMGNVVGVQVVAEDSDRTDFWSRGFYIDSLQYDGVPTTIGLSMYGESDNDSIIYDRIEVVRGATGLMTGAGNPSASINLVRKHANSREFTGSVSVGAGSWNQFRSSLDLSTPLNEAGSVRARMVALYQDKDSYIDLYHADKKVFYGVIDADLTSSTTLSIGMDSQDKRPRGTTWGSLPVVFSDGTPTDWRRSKTTAADWTYWHTTQRTTFASLSHRFDNDWEAKADWSLRKSKYDAKLLYLYGQPDRETGTGLRALPGYWNSYAQQTALNLQVKGPFQLLGRRHELVLGAMRSRYSEDFYSYGRASAMPDTGSFYDWDGKYPQPDWTTSTLRDTVTHQRGAYAAARWSLSDSLTLITGGRYATWQSRSPTRDQKDSRLIPYAGLVYDINSTYSAYASYTDIFQPQDYRDRNGNYLDPVEGQNYEVGVKGEYLDGRLNASLALFKVKESKTGVPDAGYMVPGSTDGAYKTADGVTTRGIEMEVTGQLAPGWNTTLGGTYYTSRDVHGVSVNTERPRATAMLFTTYRLPGAWSKLTLGGGVNWQISTYTNVELDDGNVTAKQKAYALFNLMARYDFNARLSAQLNVNNLFDKKYYLGGVANQVYYGEPRSVFLNLKATF, encoded by the coding sequence TTGCTGATCGTGAATGCCTCTTCCGGGCGCCGCCTGCGCGCCACTCCCCGCTTTGCCCTTTCCTCCCTGATGCTGTCGCTGGCCATGGCGGCCGGCGCCTGCGACGCGGCCCAGGCCCAGTCGCAGGCGCCCGCGGTCGCCGTCGACATTGCCCCGATGCCGCTGGGCGAAGCCTTGTTGCAATGGGCCGCGCAGACCCGCCAGCGCGTGTTCTACGCGCCCGAGCTGGTGGCCGGCTTGCGCACGCCCGGCTTGCGCATGAGCGGCAGTCCGGAGCAGTCGCTGGCCCGCCTGTTGCAGGGGACGGGTGTGGCCTATCGCTGGCAGGGCGACAGCATCGTGCTGACGCGGGACGGCGAGGTGGCCAGCCTGTCGCCGGTGAAGGTGCTGGGCAGCGGCGATCCCGCGGTGACCGAGGGATCGGGTTCCTACACCACGCCGGCCACGTCGGCGGCCACCGGGCTGGCGCTGTCGCTGCGCGAAACGCCGCAGTCCGTCACGGTGGTGACGCGCCAGCGCATCGAGGACCAGAACCTGCGTTCGCTCGACGAGGTGATGGGCAACGTGGTGGGCGTGCAGGTGGTGGCCGAGGACAGCGACCGCACCGACTTCTGGTCGCGCGGCTTCTACATCGACAGCCTGCAGTACGACGGCGTGCCCACCACGATCGGCCTGTCGATGTATGGCGAGTCCGACAATGATTCCATCATCTACGACCGCATCGAGGTGGTGCGCGGCGCCACCGGCCTGATGACCGGCGCGGGCAACCCGTCGGCTTCGATCAACCTGGTGCGCAAGCATGCCAACAGCCGCGAATTCACCGGCTCGGTCAGCGTCGGGGCCGGCTCGTGGAACCAGTTCCGCAGTTCGCTCGACCTGAGCACGCCGTTGAACGAGGCCGGCAGCGTGCGTGCGCGCATGGTGGCGCTGTACCAGGACAAGGATTCCTACATCGATCTCTACCACGCCGACAAGAAGGTGTTCTACGGCGTGATCGATGCCGACCTGACGTCGTCCACCACCCTCAGCATCGGCATGGACTCGCAGGACAAGCGGCCGCGCGGCACCACCTGGGGCAGCCTGCCGGTGGTGTTCAGCGACGGCACGCCCACCGATTGGCGCCGTTCCAAAACCACCGCGGCGGACTGGACCTACTGGCACACCACGCAGCGCACCACGTTCGCCTCGCTCTCGCACCGGTTTGACAACGACTGGGAGGCGAAGGCCGACTGGTCGCTGCGCAAGAGCAAGTACGACGCCAAGCTGCTGTACCTGTATGGCCAGCCCGACCGCGAGACCGGCACAGGTTTGCGCGCGTTGCCGGGCTATTGGAATTCCTACGCGCAGCAGACCGCGCTGAACCTGCAGGTCAAGGGGCCGTTCCAGTTGCTGGGGCGTCGCCATGAACTGGTGCTGGGCGCGATGCGCAGCCGCTACAGCGAGGACTTCTACAGCTATGGCCGCGCCAGCGCCATGCCAGACACCGGATCGTTCTACGACTGGGATGGCAAGTACCCGCAGCCCGACTGGACCACGTCGACGCTGCGCGACACCGTGACGCACCAGCGCGGCGCCTATGCCGCGGCGCGCTGGTCGCTCAGCGACAGCCTGACCCTCATCACCGGCGGCCGCTACGCGACGTGGCAATCGCGTTCGCCGACGCGCGACCAGAAGGATTCGCGCCTGATTCCCTACGCCGGCCTGGTGTACGACATCAACAGCACTTACTCGGCCTACGCCAGCTACACCGACATCTTCCAGCCGCAGGACTATCGCGACCGCAACGGCAATTACCTGGATCCGGTCGAGGGGCAGAACTACGAAGTGGGCGTCAAGGGCGAGTACCTCGACGGCAGGCTCAATGCGTCGCTGGCGCTGTTCAAGGTCAAGGAAAGCAAGACGGGCGTGCCGGACGCCGGCTACATGGTGCCGGGTTCGACCGATGGCGCCTACAAGACCGCCGACGGCGTCACCACGCGCGGCATCGAGATGGAAGTGACCGGCCAGTTGGCGCCGGGCTGGAACACGACGCTGGGCGGCACGTACTACACCAGCCGCGACGTGCATGGCGTGTCGGTCAACACCGAACGCCCGCGCGCCACGGCGATGCTGTTCACGACCTACCGCCTGCCGGGCGCGTGGAGCAAGCTGACGCTGGGCGGCGGCGTCAATTGGCAGATCAGCACCTACACCAACGTGGAGCTGGACGACGGCAACGTCACCGCGAAGCAGAAGGCCTACGCGCTATTCAACCTGATGGCACGCTACGACTTCAATGCCCGCCTGTCGGCGCAATTGAACGTGAACAACCTGTTCGACAAGAAGTACTACCTGGGCGGCGTGGCCAACCAGGTCTATTACGGCGAGCCGCGCAGTGTGTTCCTGAATCTGAAGGCGACGTTCTAG